The proteins below come from a single Chryseobacterium bernardetii genomic window:
- the gyrA gene encoding DNA gyrase subunit A, producing MQKEGERLIPINIVDEMKSSYIDYSMSVIVSRALPDVRDGLKPVHRRVLYGMYGLGVFSNRKYLKSARIVGDVLGKYHPHGDSSVYDAMVRMAQEWSLRYPQVDGQGNFGSMDGDPPAAMRYTEARLKKISDEVLSDLDKETVDFQNNFDDSLQEPTVMPTKIPNLLVNGASGIAVGMATNMAPHNLSESVDAICAYIDNKEITIDELMQHIIAPDFPTGGIIYGYDGVRDAFHTGRGRVVLRAKVNFEEIGNRNAIIVTEVPYQVNKAEMIARTAELIKEEKIPGIHEIRDESDRKGLRVVYELKNDAIPNVVLNLLYKYTALQTSFSVNNIALVHGRPEQLNLKDIIHHFVEHRHEVIVRRTQFELKKAKERAHILEGFMKVIGTQDSLDKAISIIRHSANPQAAKEGLIEAFELSDIQAQAILDLRLARLTGMELDKIRDEYDAIMKEIANLEDILANEPRRFQIIKDELIEIKEKYGDERRTEIDYSGGEMSIEDIIPNESVVLTISHAGYIKRTSLSEYKIQSRGGVGNKAATTRDSDFLEYIVSATNHQYMLFFTEKGRCYWLRVFEIPEGSKTAKGRAVQNLINIEPDDKIKAYIRTNNLKDSEYVNQMSVVMVTKNGTIKKTSLEAYSRPRVNGVNAIEIRDNDQLLGAYLTNGTSQIMIATKNGKCIRFPEEKVREVGRGSIGVRGIAMEDDDEAIGMIVVNDVENETVLVVSEKGYGKRTAVEDYRITNRGGKGVITLNITEKTGNLIAIQNVTDEDGLMIINKSGVAIRMGMDEMRVMGRNTQGVKLINLKKNDEIAAIAKVEMDKDVEEDSEEIEDVEEIEGEVQEGMGSLFDNLEDDNEAPQNEENENSDSEE from the coding sequence ATGCAAAAAGAAGGAGAAAGACTGATTCCTATCAACATTGTTGATGAAATGAAGTCGTCTTATATCGATTATTCGATGTCGGTTATCGTTTCAAGAGCGCTACCGGATGTAAGAGACGGCTTGAAACCCGTTCATAGAAGAGTACTTTATGGTATGTATGGATTAGGGGTTTTTTCGAATAGAAAATATTTAAAATCTGCGAGAATTGTTGGGGACGTTTTAGGTAAATACCACCCGCACGGAGACTCCTCTGTATATGACGCGATGGTGAGAATGGCTCAGGAATGGAGTTTACGTTATCCTCAGGTAGACGGGCAGGGTAACTTCGGTTCTATGGATGGTGACCCACCAGCGGCAATGCGTTACACAGAAGCAAGACTGAAAAAAATCTCTGATGAGGTTCTTTCTGACCTTGACAAAGAAACTGTTGACTTCCAGAATAACTTCGATGACAGTTTACAGGAGCCAACGGTAATGCCTACCAAGATCCCTAATCTTTTGGTAAACGGAGCTTCAGGTATTGCAGTAGGGATGGCAACAAACATGGCGCCACATAACCTTTCTGAGTCTGTAGATGCTATCTGTGCTTATATCGATAATAAAGAAATTACCATTGATGAGCTGATGCAGCATATCATTGCTCCGGATTTCCCCACAGGAGGTATCATTTATGGATATGACGGAGTAAGAGACGCCTTCCATACCGGTAGAGGTAGAGTAGTTCTGAGAGCGAAAGTTAATTTCGAAGAAATCGGAAACAGAAATGCTATCATCGTAACAGAAGTTCCTTACCAGGTAAATAAAGCGGAAATGATCGCCAGAACTGCGGAGCTTATTAAAGAAGAGAAAATCCCTGGTATCCACGAGATCAGAGACGAATCAGATAGAAAAGGACTTCGTGTTGTTTATGAATTGAAAAACGATGCGATCCCGAATGTTGTTCTGAACCTGTTATATAAATATACAGCACTTCAGACTTCTTTCAGCGTAAATAATATCGCGTTGGTACACGGAAGACCGGAGCAGCTGAATCTTAAGGATATCATTCATCATTTTGTAGAGCACAGACATGAAGTAATCGTAAGAAGAACTCAGTTTGAGCTTAAAAAAGCAAAAGAAAGAGCACATATCCTGGAAGGTTTCATGAAGGTAATCGGAACTCAGGATTCTTTAGATAAAGCAATCTCAATTATCCGTCACAGTGCTAACCCTCAGGCAGCGAAAGAAGGCCTGATTGAAGCATTTGAGCTGTCAGATATTCAGGCTCAGGCGATTCTGGATCTGAGACTGGCTCGTTTAACAGGAATGGAGCTTGATAAGATCCGTGATGAGTACGATGCTATTATGAAAGAGATCGCTAATTTGGAAGATATCTTAGCCAATGAGCCGAGAAGATTCCAGATTATCAAAGACGAATTAATCGAAATCAAAGAAAAATACGGAGACGAAAGAAGAACTGAAATTGATTATTCAGGAGGCGAAATGTCTATTGAAGATATTATTCCTAACGAATCTGTAGTTCTTACCATCTCTCACGCAGGATATATTAAGAGAACCTCACTTTCCGAATACAAAATTCAAAGTAGAGGTGGTGTAGGAAACAAAGCGGCTACAACAAGAGACTCAGATTTCCTTGAATATATTGTATCAGCAACTAACCACCAATATATGCTGTTCTTTACAGAAAAAGGAAGATGTTACTGGTTAAGAGTATTTGAAATTCCTGAAGGGTCAAAAACAGCAAAAGGTAGAGCAGTACAGAACCTTATCAACATTGAACCGGACGATAAGATCAAAGCATATATCAGAACAAACAACCTTAAAGACTCTGAATATGTAAACCAGATGAGCGTAGTGATGGTTACTAAAAACGGTACTATCAAGAAAACATCATTGGAAGCCTATTCAAGACCAAGGGTAAACGGGGTAAATGCTATTGAGATCAGGGATAATGACCAGTTATTAGGAGCTTACCTTACCAATGGTACCTCTCAGATTATGATTGCCACTAAAAATGGTAAATGTATCCGTTTCCCTGAAGAAAAAGTAAGAGAAGTTGGTAGAGGCTCTATCGGGGTTCGTGGTATTGCGATGGAAGATGATGATGAAGCTATTGGTATGATTGTTGTGAATGATGTTGAGAATGAAACAGTTCTTGTAGTATCTGAAAAAGGATATGGTAAGAGAACTGCAGTAGAAGATTACAGAATTACAAACAGAGGAGGAAAAGGAGTTATCACCCTGAATATTACCGAAAAAACAGGAAATCTGATTGCTATTCAAAACGTAACAGACGAAGATGGATTGATGATCATCAATAAATCTGGTGTTGCCATCAGAATGGGAATGGATGAAATGAGAGTGATGGGTAGAAATACACAGGGAGTGAAGCTTATCAATCTTAAGAAAAATGACGAAATTGCAGCCATTGCAAAAGTAGAAATGGATAAAGATGTAGAAGAAGATTCTGAGGAGATTGAAGATGTGGAAGAAATTGAAGGAGAAGTTCAGGAAGGAATGGGATCCTTATTTGATAACCTTGAAGACGATAATGAAGCCCCTCAGAATGAGGAAAATGAGAATTCTGATTCTGAAGAATAA